DNA sequence from the Chlorocebus sabaeus isolate Y175 chromosome 25, mChlSab1.0.hap1, whole genome shotgun sequence genome:
CTTTGTAAATAAAATCGGATGTTTATTAAAGAACAGGTGTAGATGTTTATTTGTAAACACTGCTCACTTCTGGAACTTTCTGGCCACTTTGCTTTAGTACAAAGGAAAATGTGGTTTCCTGTGTTGATACTAGATCTTTCGGTGTGGAAAGATAGATCTGGATGGGGTAGGGAGTGGACAGGTAGTCTAGCTTTCTGTCTCTAGATGAGATTATAAATCAGTGATGTAAGCAGAAAAGTTGTTGATCAAAAAGATCATCTAGTAATGATCTGTCTTCCAATTACTTAACTCAGTATAGTTTTGTAATTACTCTGAAGAGGCCGTAGGACTAGGCATTCTGGAGGTTACAAAAATGCATGCTAGGAAGTTCCTGCCTCCCAAGGATCTTTCTTCAAGTCTACGTAAGTACAGTTAAATTCTTattagccctttttttttttttttaatgaagtagcTTTAAAATTAAATGCTCATTGTCTCCTAAAGATAAGATGTTTCACAAAGTCTATGTAAGTCTTTGATTTTAATGTCAAATTTGAGGGTCTACTTATTAATCTTTTATGTGATTGAGAACTCCATCTTTGACATCATAGCTGTTTCATAGCAACCTTGACCTATGTGAATGATGAGCTCTGTTCTGTAGGGTAAAGGGAGTAGGCCAAGAGTCAGGAAGCATCATGCATCCTCTCACTCAAAATATATCTTCAGTATCCTTGGGAAGGAAGAGTGCCTAAAAAGGGGAGAGGAGCTGCCTTTAACATAACCTTAAACATTCTGATTTGAAATGGTCATCTTGGCCCTTGTCTTTATGAACttccatttctatttaaaattcctTACACATTGAACAGTGTTTCACACTTTACAAAGTGTTCTCACGTACAGTATATCATTTGATGCTCAAAGTGACCTTCCTCAGATAGGCAAGGAGGTCTGAAGttacaaaggaagaaacaaattcAGGAAGGGTAAGTTACTTGCCTCCCAGTCCAGAGTTCTTAATCCTTTTTATAGGAGATTTAGGAGCATTGAAATAATTCAAGTTAATCTTCCTTTTTTTAgactttatttgtttttatttggtgaCATTTAACTGGggcttttgaaacccttaatttAGATCCTGGTTTATAGAGGGTAAGGGTAAGTAAGGGTGAGGAAGAGCATAACTTCACTATACATTTGAGGTAATTTGGAAATTTACTTCAGTTTCTGaagtcttttcttctttgtcttcccaAGGGGTGGATTTAAAGTCACTAAAAGAACACGAAAacggccagtgcggtggctcacgcctgtaatcccagcactttggggggctgaggtgggtgaattgcttgagctcaggagttggagacaagcctcgacaacatggtgaaaccccgtatctacaaaaatagaaaaattagccagggtggtagcctgcacctgtaatcccagctacctaggaggctgaggtggcaggatcacttgagcctaggaggttgaggctgctgtgagctgtgatcatgtcactgcactccagcctgggttgacagagtgaggccctgtctcaaaaaaaaaaaaaaaaaaaaagcaatgaaaagaatgaagactGGTACGGTGGTTATTTTATTAACAACGATAGATAGTAAAGCAACACCATTATGTTTTTTTCCTGCCTTGTCGCCTCACCTGTTTATAAGGACTGGACTTTTATTTATTAAGTTGTGTTGTTTTATTGACAATACATGCATTGTATCTTTTGACTTTGAAGGATATCTCATGTCAAAGGAATCAAGTTATGATTTGTAGAGGATTCAGCTGGAATAGCCTGTGGGTGCTGGCTAAGGGTGGCAAAATGCCTACCGAGACATGAAGATTTTGGCCACTAGTTTTGCCCTTGGGAGCCTGGGGTTGGCCTTCTACCTGCCTTTGGTGGTGACTACACCTAAAACACTGGCCATCCCTGAGAAGCTGCAGGAAGCTGTGGGGAAAGTTATCGTCAGTGCCACAACCTGTACGGTCACCTGTGGCCTTGGCTATAAGGAGGAGACCATCTGTGAGGTGGGCCCTGATGGAGTGAGAAGGAAATGTCAAACTCAGCGCTTGGAATGTCTGACCAACTGGATCTGTGGGATGCTCCATTTCACCATTCTCATTGGCAAGGAATTTGAGCTTAGCTGTCTGAGTTCAGACGTCCTGGAGATTGGACAGGAAGCTTTCCGGTTCACCTGGAGACTTGCTCGAGGTATCATCTCCACTGACGACGAGGTCTTCAAACCCTTCCGAGCCAACTCTCACTTTGTGAAGTTTAAATATGCTCAGGAGTATGACTCTGGGACATACCGATGTGATGTGCAGCTGTTAAAAAACTTGAGACTTGTCAAGAGGCTCTATTTTGGGCTGAGGGTTCTTCCTCCTAACTTGGTGAACCTGAATTTCCATCAGTCACTTACTGAAGATCAGAAGTTAGTAGATGAGGGATTGGAAGTTAATCTGGATGGCTACTCCAAGCCTCACCACCCAAAGTGGAAAAAGAAGGTGGCGTCAGCGTTGGGGATAGGAATTGCCAGTGGAGTGGTTGGTGGTGTGTTGGTGAGGATTGTCCTCTGTGTGCTGAGGGGAGGCCTGCAGCAGTGACAGCCTCAAGAACTTAACAGCCTTGCTCCTGAAGATCTGGCTGCCCAGGAAGCCAAGCTAGCTTTTTAGGGGGGTGTTCTGGCTGCTGGTAGTGGATCAGCTTAGAGGGAAGGCTCCCATAGCCAAAAGAATGAGTAGGAGAAATGGAGGGGACAACCTCCTGGGAGCTATGGGCAGTAATCTAACTTCCTTATGTCCCATGGATCTCTTCCTGATCTTCCCTGCCCATTGGGTACCCAGGAAACTGCAAGCATTGCCTGTGTTCCTGGGAAGAGTTCTAAGAAGCTTGCATTCATTTTCTACCCTTTATAACCTGGATGTCTCCCCGCCTCCATTTCCCCTCTTCTGAGCTGTGTGTTCATGTAGAGGGATGTATTCAGATTTtctaatgaacatttttttcttcaataaaagtAATTCACGGTAGCTGTATGGAGacctaactttttcttttctgctctttAGTTTCTTGTATTTGTTTAAATTGTCCCATAATCAGTCTGGCTTCATTTTCCTCAGGTTTCTTAGAATAGACATTAAACAAATTGTCTGcttttgggggcagggggtgcagTGCTTAAGCCTGTGACAGGGGTTGTTAGTAATGACATCCGGCTAAGGTGTGTAACAGTCactaaatattaacaaattgccTGTTCTGCCCAGGTAAATCCCCTGTTTGGTATTAAATTGAATTTCTTGGCAAAACACTAGATTCTTCACCTGGTGGGTTTCCCCTTATTCAGACAGCACCTTGGCTTGCCTGCGCTCCAGTCCTTTTAGCTCTTTCAGTGCCCTGAAGCTTGTATTCCTGGGAAGGTCAAGTATTGGTTTCTTACAGCAGCCAAGGCCCCCAAGGGAGGATTAGTACTTTGATTCCTCCATAGGAAATCCAGTCTTAAGACTCCAAGGCCATTTGGACCATGTCTGAGATAATTGGCTTGTGGAACCATCAGGGAAAGGCTCTTGGCCACCAGCTGAgctacttttttcttcctctcacttTTCTCTGGCTACAGGAGGTAGCAGAAACCAAAGACCAGTGATTCTCTAGACATGTGTCAGAATCATCTGGATGATcttgtgaaaaataaagtttcttgAGCTCTAATCCAGACATTGCTAACTCAGTTTAAATTATGGTCAGAGgatccttatt
Encoded proteins:
- the TMEM81 gene encoding transmembrane protein 81, coding for MKILATSFALGSLGLAFYLPLVVTTPKTLAIPEKLQEAVGKVIVSATTCTVTCGLGYKEETICEVGPDGVRRKCQTQRLECLTNWICGMLHFTILIGKEFELSCLSSDVLEIGQEAFRFTWRLARGIISTDDEVFKPFRANSHFVKFKYAQEYDSGTYRCDVQLLKNLRLVKRLYFGLRVLPPNLVNLNFHQSLTEDQKLVDEGLEVNLDGYSKPHHPKWKKKVASALGIGIASGVVGGVLVRIVLCVLRGGLQQ